The Pseudomonas sp. PDM14 genomic interval CGCTCGCCCGGCTGCACCTTGGCCAGCATGGCCTCGCCTTCCTGACGGATCATCCGCGCCACGTCGGCATTCTTGCCACGCGTGGTCAGCGGGATTTCCACCAGGTCGAGGGCCAGCTCGGCGGGCAGACGCTTGGCATATTCCTGCCAGCCATCCTCCACCCAACGCGGCATGCGCGAGCCCACGGCGATCAGCTTGATACGCACGGGGCGAACTTACTCCGGCAGATCCTGGTGCTGGGCACGGCTCTGCTCGGCGCCCTGCCACAGACGCTCGAGGTCATAGAACTGACGGGTAGCGACCTGCATCACGTGGACGACCACGTCGCCGAGGTCGAGCAGGGCCCACTCGCCGCCTTCCAGGCCTTCGTTGCCGATCGGGCGCACACCGTGCTCCTTGACCTTCTCCAGCACTTCGTTGGCCAGGGATTTGACGTGACGGCTGGAGGTACCGCTGGCGATCACCATGAAATCGGTGACGCTGGTCTTGCCGCGCACATCGATGGTGGTGATGTCCTGCGCCTTGACGTCTTCGAGGGCCGCAATGGCGACCTTGACCAGTTCTTCGTTTTGCATCGTTACCTCATGAATCGGTTTTCGCACGGTACAGCCCGTGCGCATGGATATAGGCCAGCACGGCATCGGGTACCAGAAAACGTACCGAACGCTCTTGTGCCAGCAGATGACGTACCTGCGTGGCCGACACCGCCAGCGGGGTCTGCCAGACAAACGTGATATGCCCGCCGGGGCCCGTCAGGCCTTGCGGATCGACCACGCTGCGCGCCGCCAGCAGATCGCGCAGCGCTTCCGGCGCCTCGCTGTCGGCATCCGGCCGCTGCAGCACAACGATATGGCAATGCTCCAGCAACGCCTGCCAGCGCTGCCAGGTGGGCAACCCGCAGAAGGCATCCCAGCCCAGCAGGAGAAACAGTTGATCGTCGACCGCCAGCTCGGCGCGCAACGACTCCAGCGTGTCGATGGTGAACGACGGCGTCTGCCGCTGCAGCTCCCGGTCATCCACCCGCAGGCGCGCTTCGCCGGCCACCGCCAGCTCGACCATCGCCAGGCGCTGCTCGGCGGTGGCCTGCGGCGTCTCGCGGTGCGGCGGACGCGCGCTGGGGATCAGCCGCAGCTCGTCCAGCGCCACCTGCTCGGCCACTTCCAGGGCGCCGCGCAGATGGCCGATGTGCACCGGGTTGAAGGTGCCGCCGAGAATCCCGATGCGTCGCGCGCTGCGTTCGCCCATCAGGTGCGGATGTGTCCGTCGCCGAACACCACGTACTTCTCGCTGGTCAGGCCATCCAGACCGACCGGGCCGCGGGCGTGCAGCTTGTCGGTGGAGATGCCGATCTCCGCGCCCAGGCCGTACTCGAAGCCGTCGGCAAAACGCGTCGAAGCGTTGACCATCACCGAGGCCGAATCCACTTCGGTGAGGAAGCGCCGTGCGTCCGAGAAGTTCTCGGTGATGATCGCGTCGGTGTGCTGCGAGCCGTACTTGTTGATGTGCTCGATGGCCGCGTCCAGCGAATCGACGATGCGAATCGCCAGGATCGGCGCGTTGTACTCGGCGTACCAGTCGTCTTCGCTCGCTTCTAGCACGTCGCTGCCGAGC includes:
- the rsfS gene encoding ribosome silencing factor produces the protein MQNEELVKVAIAALEDVKAQDITTIDVRGKTSVTDFMVIASGTSSRHVKSLANEVLEKVKEHGVRPIGNEGLEGGEWALLDLGDVVVHVMQVATRQFYDLERLWQGAEQSRAQHQDLPE
- the nadD gene encoding nicotinate-nucleotide adenylyltransferase, with product MGERSARRIGILGGTFNPVHIGHLRGALEVAEQVALDELRLIPSARPPHRETPQATAEQRLAMVELAVAGEARLRVDDRELQRQTPSFTIDTLESLRAELAVDDQLFLLLGWDAFCGLPTWQRWQALLEHCHIVVLQRPDADSEAPEALRDLLAARSVVDPQGLTGPGGHITFVWQTPLAVSATQVRHLLAQERSVRFLVPDAVLAYIHAHGLYRAKTDS